In Littorina saxatilis isolate snail1 linkage group LG8, US_GU_Lsax_2.0, whole genome shotgun sequence, a single genomic region encodes these proteins:
- the LOC138972596 gene encoding uncharacterized protein isoform X2 produces the protein MQTVTVSCQVDAIAKGDTICKMAFYKGSPQELLTPSHKGNLLAKMTPTKVTSGGSQPEVPVNGNMSLGILNLTFPEVTCADGGRYQCEVTILAKGSNQTENNSESCLEENRNLNERASAVGVLTVQVPVSQVKLTPTFERPDTNTVDMFLTCSVQTSRPIKKWKWEMAHGDHGWTAVDASSHKVTRNSSHAVMPACSVFYSTLFHVLRATDVYQRYRCYVITDDGKKEEFAAYFTVPMAAVQGRLVKTSEGMLNSTNDTSREFVRGGDEITKNTKSKAGGTSTLMTVAAVMGVVGLLAVIAGVAAGATRSRKRKQSDDPTSQWPRDDMDKLDGVGFARFSLKPGTFPVRDDDEVSVASSQASTRASSMASSVASGVSSSVGPEDSTELTQGLGGTRGTGLSVLFGENDATPSEVGSMLVSSTGVGSEVGSAAAGSEVASDVSERAGP, from the exons ATGCAG ACGGTCACAGTGTCATGCCAGGTCGACGCCATCGCTAAAGGGGACACTATCTGCAAGATGGCGTTCTACAAGGGGTCGCCACAAGAGTTACTAACGCCATCGCACAAAGG GAACCTCCTAGCGAAAATGACCCCCACCAAGGTCACCTCTGGCGGCAGTCAACCAGAAGTTCCGGTAAATGGAAACATGTCACTCGGGATCCTGAACTTGACCTTCCCGGAAGTGACGTGTGCAGATGGGGGCCGATACCAGTGTGAGGTCACCATCCTTGCGAAGGGATCGAACCAAACGGAAAACAACTCGGAATCTTGCCTCGAGGAAAATAGGAACTTGAATGAACGAGCGTCAGCAGTCGGTGTTTTGACAGTGCAAG TCCCCGTGAGCCAGGTCAAGCTGACCCCGACCTTTGAGAGACCGGACACCAACACAGTGGACATGTTTCTCACCTGTAGTGTCCAGACCAGTCGGCCA ATTAAGAAGTGGAAATGGGAGATGGCGCACGGAGACCACGGGTGGACGGCTGTTGATGCGAGCTCCCATAAAGTGACCAGAAACTCCAGTCATGCAGTGATGCCAGCCTGCTCTGTGTTTTAcag CACCCTCTTCCATGTTCTTCGGGCCACGGACGTGTACCAGCGGTACCGTTGTTACGTCATCACGGATGACGGCAAGAAGGAAGAGTTCGCTGCCTACTTCACCGTGCCTATGGCTGCTGTGCAGG GTCGGCTTGTCAAGACCAGCGAGGGAATGTTGAACTCCACAAACGACACTTCCAGAGAATTCGTGCGCGGCGGTGACGAAATTACCAAAAACACAAAGAGCAAGGCGGGCG GAACATCCACTCTGATGACTGTAGCCGCCGTCATGGGAGTTGTGGGTCTCTTGGCTGTTATTGCAGGGGTCGCTGCAGGCGCCACACGTTCTCGCAAG AGGAAGCAGTCAGATGACCCCACCAGCCAGTGGCCCCGTGATGACATGGACAAGCTGGACGGTGTGGGGTTCGCCCGCTTTAGCCTTAAGCCGGGTACGTTCCCGGTCCGTGACGACGATGAGGTCAGCGTCGCCTCCAGCCAGGCCTCTACCCGGGCCTCCTCCATGGCCTCCAGCGTGGCCTCAGGGGTCTCCTCCAGCGTGGGCCCTGAAGACTCGACGGAACTGACGCAAGGCCTGGGCGGCACTAGGGGCACTGGGCTGAGCGTACTGTTCGGAGAGAACGACGCCACACCGTCTGAGGTGGGGAGTATGTTGGTGTCCAGCACAGGAGTGGGCAGTGAGGTGGGGTCAGCGGCTGCTGGCAGTGAAGTGGCCTCCGACGTCAGCGAAAGGGCCGGCCCTTAA
- the LOC138972596 gene encoding uncharacterized protein isoform X3: MRAACRCRNLLAKMTPTKVTSGGSQPEVPVNGNMSLGILNLTFPEVTCADGGRYQCEVTILAKGSNQTENNSESCLEENRNLNERASAVGVLTVQVPVSQVKLTPTFERPDTNTVDMFLTCSVQTSRPIKKWKWEMAHGDHGWTAVDASSHKVTRNSSHAVMPACSVFYSTLFHVLRATDVYQRYRCYVITDDGKKEEFAAYFTVPMAAVQGRLVKTSEGMLNSTNDTSREFVRGGDEITKNTKSKAGGTSTLMTVAAVMGVVGLLAVIAGVAAGATRSRKRKQSDDPTSQWPRDDMDKLDGVGFARFSLKPGTFPVRDDDEVSVASSQASTRASSMASSVASGVSSSVGPEDSTELTQGLGGTRGTGLSVLFGENDATPSEVGSMLVSSTGVGSEVGSAAAGSEVASDVSERAGP; encoded by the exons atGCGTGCAGCTTGTCGATGCAG GAACCTCCTAGCGAAAATGACCCCCACCAAGGTCACCTCTGGCGGCAGTCAACCAGAAGTTCCGGTAAATGGAAACATGTCACTCGGGATCCTGAACTTGACCTTCCCGGAAGTGACGTGTGCAGATGGGGGCCGATACCAGTGTGAGGTCACCATCCTTGCGAAGGGATCGAACCAAACGGAAAACAACTCGGAATCTTGCCTCGAGGAAAATAGGAACTTGAATGAACGAGCGTCAGCAGTCGGTGTTTTGACAGTGCAAG TCCCCGTGAGCCAGGTCAAGCTGACCCCGACCTTTGAGAGACCGGACACCAACACAGTGGACATGTTTCTCACCTGTAGTGTCCAGACCAGTCGGCCA ATTAAGAAGTGGAAATGGGAGATGGCGCACGGAGACCACGGGTGGACGGCTGTTGATGCGAGCTCCCATAAAGTGACCAGAAACTCCAGTCATGCAGTGATGCCAGCCTGCTCTGTGTTTTAcag CACCCTCTTCCATGTTCTTCGGGCCACGGACGTGTACCAGCGGTACCGTTGTTACGTCATCACGGATGACGGCAAGAAGGAAGAGTTCGCTGCCTACTTCACCGTGCCTATGGCTGCTGTGCAGG GTCGGCTTGTCAAGACCAGCGAGGGAATGTTGAACTCCACAAACGACACTTCCAGAGAATTCGTGCGCGGCGGTGACGAAATTACCAAAAACACAAAGAGCAAGGCGGGCG GAACATCCACTCTGATGACTGTAGCCGCCGTCATGGGAGTTGTGGGTCTCTTGGCTGTTATTGCAGGGGTCGCTGCAGGCGCCACACGTTCTCGCAAG AGGAAGCAGTCAGATGACCCCACCAGCCAGTGGCCCCGTGATGACATGGACAAGCTGGACGGTGTGGGGTTCGCCCGCTTTAGCCTTAAGCCGGGTACGTTCCCGGTCCGTGACGACGATGAGGTCAGCGTCGCCTCCAGCCAGGCCTCTACCCGGGCCTCCTCCATGGCCTCCAGCGTGGCCTCAGGGGTCTCCTCCAGCGTGGGCCCTGAAGACTCGACGGAACTGACGCAAGGCCTGGGCGGCACTAGGGGCACTGGGCTGAGCGTACTGTTCGGAGAGAACGACGCCACACCGTCTGAGGTGGGGAGTATGTTGGTGTCCAGCACAGGAGTGGGCAGTGAGGTGGGGTCAGCGGCTGCTGGCAGTGAAGTGGCCTCCGACGTCAGCGAAAGGGCCGGCCCTTAA
- the LOC138972596 gene encoding uncharacterized protein isoform X1, with translation MSFDISIFLLLLICVQLVDADKVKVTISPNTVNLPSNQTVTVSCQVDAIAKGDTICKMAFYKGSPQELLTPSHKGNLLAKMTPTKVTSGGSQPEVPVNGNMSLGILNLTFPEVTCADGGRYQCEVTILAKGSNQTENNSESCLEENRNLNERASAVGVLTVQVPVSQVKLTPTFERPDTNTVDMFLTCSVQTSRPIKKWKWEMAHGDHGWTAVDASSHKVTRNSSHAVMPACSVFYSTLFHVLRATDVYQRYRCYVITDDGKKEEFAAYFTVPMAAVQGRLVKTSEGMLNSTNDTSREFVRGGDEITKNTKSKAGGTSTLMTVAAVMGVVGLLAVIAGVAAGATRSRKRKQSDDPTSQWPRDDMDKLDGVGFARFSLKPGTFPVRDDDEVSVASSQASTRASSMASSVASGVSSSVGPEDSTELTQGLGGTRGTGLSVLFGENDATPSEVGSMLVSSTGVGSEVGSAAAGSEVASDVSERAGP, from the exons ATGTCTTTCGACATCTCGATatttctgctgctgctgatatGCGTGCAGCTTGTCGATGCAG ATAAGGTGAAAGTTACCATCAGCCCAAACACAGTCAACCTCCCCTCCAACCAGACGGTCACAGTGTCATGCCAGGTCGACGCCATCGCTAAAGGGGACACTATCTGCAAGATGGCGTTCTACAAGGGGTCGCCACAAGAGTTACTAACGCCATCGCACAAAGG GAACCTCCTAGCGAAAATGACCCCCACCAAGGTCACCTCTGGCGGCAGTCAACCAGAAGTTCCGGTAAATGGAAACATGTCACTCGGGATCCTGAACTTGACCTTCCCGGAAGTGACGTGTGCAGATGGGGGCCGATACCAGTGTGAGGTCACCATCCTTGCGAAGGGATCGAACCAAACGGAAAACAACTCGGAATCTTGCCTCGAGGAAAATAGGAACTTGAATGAACGAGCGTCAGCAGTCGGTGTTTTGACAGTGCAAG TCCCCGTGAGCCAGGTCAAGCTGACCCCGACCTTTGAGAGACCGGACACCAACACAGTGGACATGTTTCTCACCTGTAGTGTCCAGACCAGTCGGCCA ATTAAGAAGTGGAAATGGGAGATGGCGCACGGAGACCACGGGTGGACGGCTGTTGATGCGAGCTCCCATAAAGTGACCAGAAACTCCAGTCATGCAGTGATGCCAGCCTGCTCTGTGTTTTAcag CACCCTCTTCCATGTTCTTCGGGCCACGGACGTGTACCAGCGGTACCGTTGTTACGTCATCACGGATGACGGCAAGAAGGAAGAGTTCGCTGCCTACTTCACCGTGCCTATGGCTGCTGTGCAGG GTCGGCTTGTCAAGACCAGCGAGGGAATGTTGAACTCCACAAACGACACTTCCAGAGAATTCGTGCGCGGCGGTGACGAAATTACCAAAAACACAAAGAGCAAGGCGGGCG GAACATCCACTCTGATGACTGTAGCCGCCGTCATGGGAGTTGTGGGTCTCTTGGCTGTTATTGCAGGGGTCGCTGCAGGCGCCACACGTTCTCGCAAG AGGAAGCAGTCAGATGACCCCACCAGCCAGTGGCCCCGTGATGACATGGACAAGCTGGACGGTGTGGGGTTCGCCCGCTTTAGCCTTAAGCCGGGTACGTTCCCGGTCCGTGACGACGATGAGGTCAGCGTCGCCTCCAGCCAGGCCTCTACCCGGGCCTCCTCCATGGCCTCCAGCGTGGCCTCAGGGGTCTCCTCCAGCGTGGGCCCTGAAGACTCGACGGAACTGACGCAAGGCCTGGGCGGCACTAGGGGCACTGGGCTGAGCGTACTGTTCGGAGAGAACGACGCCACACCGTCTGAGGTGGGGAGTATGTTGGTGTCCAGCACAGGAGTGGGCAGTGAGGTGGGGTCAGCGGCTGCTGGCAGTGAAGTGGCCTCCGACGTCAGCGAAAGGGCCGGCCCTTAA